GGAGGTGCCGTAGCGCAGGTGCCCGAGGTAAAGTTCGCCGCAGAAATCGAAATTCTTCTTCGCCGTCTCAGGAAACTCCGGGTGCACCGTGCCCTCGCCCACGAGCTGGTTGTAGCGCGCGACCATCGGCTGGAAGATCTTGTCCAGCGGGTTCGACTCGACGTTGCGCTCGCGGAACATGTAGGGCTCGCCCGGCGGCACATCGAACTTCACGCAGGCCACGCCCGCGCCGTCCTGCCCGCGATTGTGCTGCTTCTCCATGAGGAGAAACAGCTGGTAGAGGCCCCAAAGCGGCGTGCCGTATTTCTCCTGATAGTAGGAGAGCGGCTGTTTGAGCCGGAGGAGGGCGATGCCACATTCGTGGGAGAGGAATTCGCTCATCGGGTGGGAAAGCGTAGAGTTGGCGCGACCGCGAATTGGTCAACGGCTTTCTCGGATTCGCGCGTCAAACGCGCCGATCAACCGACTTTCACTCGGGCAATCGCACTTCGACGCCCGTGCGGCGCAGCCACCGGCACAGTTTGACGCGACAAACTGTGCTGTGCCGGTTCCGCCGCTTGACGCCGCCCGCGAGCCGGCGAACCTGCCTAGACTCATGCTGACGCTCCGCGGTTCGCCCGCCCTCTCGAATTTCCGCCTCCAGAAGCTGCTGCAAGACCTCACCGCCGCCGGCCTGCCGGTGCGCGCGATCAGCACGGAGTTCGTGCACGTCGTCGAAACGAACGCCGACCTCACTGCCGCCGAGCGCGACGTCCTCGAAAAAATTCTCACCTACGGCCCGAGCCGCGCCGCCGAGAGCGTCAGTGGCCTCACGCTCGTCGTCGCCCCGCGCCCGGGCACGCTCTCGCCGTGGTCATCCAAGGCGACCGACATCGCGCACATCTGCGGCCTGACCAAGATCGCCCGCATCGAACGCGTCACGTCGTTCACGTTCGACCTCGGCGAGGCCTCTGGCTCTCAGCTCTCAGCTCTCAGCTCTCAGCTCGCCGCGCGCATCCACGACCGCATGACGCAGGTCGTCTTCCCCGACCTCGCGTCGTGCGCGGTGCTCTTCCGCCACGAATCGCCGCGCCCGCTCACGAGCGTCCCCGTGCTCGCGCAAGGCCGCGCCGCTCTCGTCGCCGCGAACAAATCCCTCGGCCTCGCGCTCGCCGACGACGAGATCGACTACCTCGTCGCCGCCTTCACCAAGCTCGGCCGCGACCCACACGACGTGGAGCTCATGATGTTTGCCCAGGCGAACTCCGAGCACTGCCGCCACAAAATCTTCAACGCCTCTTGGGAAATCGACGGACAGCCGCGCGACCGCTCGCTGTTCCAAATGATCAAGAACACCTATCAGCTGCACAGCGACGGCATCCTCTCCGCCTACAAGGACAACGCCGCCGTGCTCGTCGGCTCGAAGGGCGGTCGCTTTTACGTCGACCCGCAGACCGGCGAATACGCCGCGCACGCCGAGGACATCCACGTGCTCTGCAAGGTCGAAACGCACAACCACCCGACCGCCATCTCGCCCTTCCCCGGCGCCGCCACCGGCTCCGGCGGCGAAATCCGCGACGAAGGCGCCACCGGCCGCGGCGCGAAACCCAAAGCCGGCCTCGTCGGGTTCACCGTCTCGAACCTGCGCCTCCCCGGCGCCGTGCAACCGTGGGAAAAAGATTTCGGCAAACCCGGCCGCATCGTCTCCGCGCTCGATATCATGATCGAAGGCCCGCTCGGCGGCGCCGCGTTCAACAACGAATTCGGCCGCCCCGCGATCAACGGCTATTTCCGGACATTCGAGGCCGAAGTCCCCGCCGCCACTGTAGCCGGGGTCGCTGACCCCGGCACCGGCCTCAGCGAGGCCGGCAACAAAAAGGCCGGAGCCGCGACCGAGCTCCGGGGCTACCACAAACCCATCATGCTGGCGGGAGGCCTCGGCAACATCCGCGCCGACCACGTGAAGAAGGGCCTCATCAACCCCGGCGACAAACTCGTCGTGCTCGGCGGACCCGCCATGCTCATCGGCCTCGGCGGCGGCGCCGCGAGTTCGATGGCCACCGGCGCCGGCGCGGAGGATCTCGATTTCGCCTCGGTCCAACGCGACAACGCCGAGATGGAGCGCCGTTGCCAGGAAGTCATCGACCGCTGCTGGGCACTCGGCGACGCCAACCCGATCTCGTTCATCCACGACGTCGGCGCCGGCGGCCTCTCGAACGCGCTCCCCGAACTCGTCAACGACGGCGGCCGCGGCGGCCGCTTCAATCTCCGCAAAGTTCCCAACGACGAGCCGGGCATGAGCCCGCTCGAGCTCTGGTGCAACGAATCGCAGGAGCGCTACGTCCTCGCCGTGCCCGCCGACCGCATCGACACCTTCGCCGCCCTCTGCGAGCGCGAGCGCTGCCCCTTCGCCGTCGTCGGCGAAGCCACCGAAGAGAAGCGCCTCGTAGTCGAAGACCCGCACTTCAAAAACCAGCCGATCGATCTCCCGCTCGACGTCCTGCTCGGCAAGCCGCCGCGCATGCACCGCCAGACCACCAGCGCGCAGCGGTCCCTTCGCCCCTTGTCACTGGGCGACTTGACCCTTGCGGACGCGATCCGCCGCGTGCTCTCCCACCCGACCGTCGCGGACAAGACCTTCCTCATTTCCATCGGCGACCGCTCCGTCGGCGGCCTCATCGCGCGCGACCAGTTCGTCGGCCCGTGGCAGGTTCCGGTGGCCGACTGCGGCGTCACCGTCGCCGCCTTCGACGTCACCACCGGCGAGGCAATGGCCATGGGCGAACGCACGCCCGTCGCGATCAACAACGCCGCCGCCTCAGCCCGCCTCGCCGTCGGCGAAGCGCTCACCAACCTCGCCGCGGCCCAAGTCGGCGCGCTGGGCAAGGTCAACCTCTCCGCCAACTGGATGGCCGCGCCCGCCGTCGGCAGTGATGGCGCCGACCTCTACGCCGCCGTGCACGCCGTCGGCATGGAACTCTGTCCCGCGCTCGGCATCACGATCCCCGTCGGCAAGGATTCGATGAGCATGAGCACCGTCTGGAAAGACGGCGCCGCCGAGAAGCGCATGACCGCGCCCGTCTCGCTCATCGTCTCCGCCTTCGCCGCCGTCGAAGACGTCCGCCTCACGCTCACGCCGCAGCTGAAATGCCCTGTAGCCGGGGTCGCCGACCCCGGCCCCGGCCTCAACGAGGCCGGCTACAACTCTCAGCCGTCAACTCTCAACTCTCAACTGCAGCAAGACAGCGTCTTGCTGCTGGTCGACCTCGGCCGCGGCCAAAATCGCCTCGGCGGCTCGATCCTCGCGCAAGTCCTC
This region of Opitutia bacterium genomic DNA includes:
- the purL gene encoding phosphoribosylformylglycinamidine synthase, producing the protein MLTLRGSPALSNFRLQKLLQDLTAAGLPVRAISTEFVHVVETNADLTAAERDVLEKILTYGPSRAAESVSGLTLVVAPRPGTLSPWSSKATDIAHICGLTKIARIERVTSFTFDLGEASGSQLSALSSQLAARIHDRMTQVVFPDLASCAVLFRHESPRPLTSVPVLAQGRAALVAANKSLGLALADDEIDYLVAAFTKLGRDPHDVELMMFAQANSEHCRHKIFNASWEIDGQPRDRSLFQMIKNTYQLHSDGILSAYKDNAAVLVGSKGGRFYVDPQTGEYAAHAEDIHVLCKVETHNHPTAISPFPGAATGSGGEIRDEGATGRGAKPKAGLVGFTVSNLRLPGAVQPWEKDFGKPGRIVSALDIMIEGPLGGAAFNNEFGRPAINGYFRTFEAEVPAATVAGVADPGTGLSEAGNKKAGAATELRGYHKPIMLAGGLGNIRADHVKKGLINPGDKLVVLGGPAMLIGLGGGAASSMATGAGAEDLDFASVQRDNAEMERRCQEVIDRCWALGDANPISFIHDVGAGGLSNALPELVNDGGRGGRFNLRKVPNDEPGMSPLELWCNESQERYVLAVPADRIDTFAALCERERCPFAVVGEATEEKRLVVEDPHFKNQPIDLPLDVLLGKPPRMHRQTTSAQRSLRPLSLGDLTLADAIRRVLSHPTVADKTFLISIGDRSVGGLIARDQFVGPWQVPVADCGVTVAAFDVTTGEAMAMGERTPVAINNAAASARLAVGEALTNLAAAQVGALGKVNLSANWMAAPAVGSDGADLYAAVHAVGMELCPALGITIPVGKDSMSMSTVWKDGAAEKRMTAPVSLIVSAFAAVEDVRLTLTPQLKCPVAGVADPGPGLNEAGYNSQPSTLNSQLQQDSVLLLVDLGRGQNRLGGSILAQVLNQTDAEAPDVDRADDLKNFWNVIQQLGREQKLLAYHDRSDGGLLVTAIEMAFAGHTGIDLDLPAAAIKLSGSAPSVFGQLFAEELGAVLQVRQSDLDHVVLALRSHGFKACTSVIGKLNAAHRVVIRQAGRVLYDEDLFALRALWSDVTRRIQTLRDNPACAEQEFQLKLNRANPGITPKLTFSPKPFNTESTEDTEKSGPSVSSATSVLKTKSRPKVAILREQGVNGEVEMAAAFTRAGFTAVDVHMTDILSGRVSLRDFRGLAACGGFSYGDVLGAGEGWAKSILFHERARTEFAAFFAREDAFALGVCNGCQMMSNLHSLIPGASHWPRFVQNKSERFEARYVSLKIEPSPSILFRGMEGSVLPVVVSHGEGFTEFKSAEAARACSESGLVAGRYVDNFHAPTESYPLNPNGSPFGMTALTTTTGRVTIMMPHPERTTRTLNHSWAPAGWGEESPWMQLFHNARSWVD